One window of the Populus nigra chromosome 4, ddPopNigr1.1, whole genome shotgun sequence genome contains the following:
- the LOC133690588 gene encoding transcription factor MYB108-like: MDAQARKHGYAGTESEDQGMGIRKGPWTIEEDSLLAHYITIHGEGHWNSAARCAGLKRTGKSCRLRWLNYLRPNVRRGNITLQEQLLILQLHSRWGNRWSKIAQMLPGRTDNEIKNYWRTRVQKQAKQLKCDVNSKQFRDTMRYVWIPQLIQKIGAESESPMDQPTISPPAYYSSQIDIPGAASESGSDLIDPNFMPDISVSSTLSDSLDAQVSPWSDLTDYQNPPCGQYYSDGMQNGSGLCPENDSGSWGWCQDGVDMQGMEQERYGFIGGGDSLDQSLWNEENIWFLQQQLM, encoded by the exons ATGGATGCTCAAGCAAGAAAGCATGGTTATGCAGGAACTGAAAGTGAAGATCAGGGTATGGGCATAAGGAAGGGGCCTTGGACTATCGAAGAAGACTCCTTACTCGCTCATTACATCACCATCCACGGTGAAGGTCACTGGAATTCTGCCGCTCGCTGTGCAG GACTGAAGCGGACCGGTAAAAGCTGCAGATTAAGATGGTTAAACTACTTGCGCCCAAATGTTAGACGTGGAAATATAACTCTTCAAGAACAGCTCCTGATTCTTCAACTCCATTCTCGCTGGGGCAATAG GTGGTCGAAAATAGCGCAGATGTTACCAGGCAGAACAGACAATGAGATAAAAAACTACTGGAGGACCAGAGTTCAGAAGCAGGCAAAACAGCTCAAATGCGATGTTAATAGCAAACAATTTCGAGATACCATGCGTTACGTTTGGATTCCCCAACTAATTCAAAAAATAGGAGCAGAATCTGAATCTCCCATGGATCAACCCACCATCAGCCCTCCCGCCTACTATTCCAGCCAGATTGATATCCCAGGTGCTGCAAGTGAATCCGGTTCGGATTTGATAGACCCGAATTTCATGCCCGACATATCGGTCAGTAGTACTTTGTCAGACTCTTTGGATGCCCAGGTTTCTCCCTGGTCGGACCTGACTGATTATCAAAATCCACCCTGTGGTCAGTACTATTCAGATGGTATGCAAAACGGGTCTGGTTTATGCCCGGAAAATGATTCTGGTTCCTGGGGTTGGTGCCAGGATGGAGTGGATATGCAAGGCATGGAGCAGGAAAGATATGGTTTCATAGGCGGTGGTGACTCATTGGATCAGAGCCTGTGGAACGAAGAGAATATCTGGTTCTTACAACAACAGCTAATGTGA